From the genome of Papaver somniferum cultivar HN1 chromosome 2, ASM357369v1, whole genome shotgun sequence, one region includes:
- the LOC113351725 gene encoding uncharacterized protein LOC113351725: MGISDPKTVKEVFELLQRDRQSTDERFVSLEEQSKTTLEQSRQFHTETSADIKALSARIEKLLRSASPPKKSSIHDSGGSSGHQYQKGKADKWFLNFQVGKHRITWYELDRGICSRFENPVEENFVGAFNKLVQINSVEEYFDQFEALKALMLANDPSIDERYFIMSFISGLKEEIRNSVHMFYPATLAQASSLARMEEQKFLLSQSRVLKPTYSSFSTSRSFYNSNFPPKTLTTSSSYTKTPPTTPKPFSPTSAKPTSPSPIIRRLIQEKMRLRHDKGLFYNCDEVYSMGHVCKGRQKLFMVQVETHSTSDADTEEDIFEEAAESPDEPEIEVSLNALTGSLTGDTIRVPGFLNNHPISVLIDTGSTTSFIDTALAQILACHIEPTAQLLVNVANGEKTVGSGMCSNLSWTMQGHQFTEDFFLLPLGGCDMILGVDWLRKLGDVVFNLSTLTVDLSYKGHNILLQGPHPYTSLFQMSSAAVSKFLCNTTHGLIGHFFSVNTTAIPPPIPPPISPLLEEFKYLLLNQLNSLLIDH; this comes from the exons ATGGGAATTTCAGATCCAAAAACTGTGAAGGAAGTTTTTGAGCTTCTTCAACGAGATCGGCAATCTACCGATGAGAGATTTGTTTCCTTAGAAGAACAATCTAAAACCACCTTAGAGCAATCTCGACAGTTTCATACTGAAACTTCAGCTGACATCAAAGCTCTTTCAGCTCGTATTGAAAAATTACTCCGATCTGCTTCTCCACCAAAGAAATCTTCTATTCATGACTCCGGTGGATCTTCTGGTCATCAGTATCAAAAGG GTAAGGCCGATAAATGGTTTTTGAATTTTCAAGTTGGGAAGCATCGTATTACATGGTATGAACTAGATCGTGGTATTTGTTCTCGTTTTGAAAACCCTGTGGAAGAAAATTTTGTTGGTGCATTTAATAAGTTAGTTCAAATCAATTCAGTTGAGGAATATTTTGATCAATTCGAAGCTCTCAAAGCTTTAATGTTGGCTAATGACCCTTCCATTGATGAACGTTATTTCATTATGAGTTTTATTAGTGGCCTTAAGGAGGAAATTAGAAATTCAGTCCACATGTTTTACCCTGCAACTCTAGCTCAAGCTTCCAGTCTTGCTAGAATGGAGGAACAAAAATTTCTATTATCTCAATCTAGAGTTCTCAAACCAACCTATTCTTCATTCTCCACCTCTAGATCCTTTTATAACTCCAATTTTCCTCCTAAAACACTTACAACATCTTCTAGTTATACAAAAACTCCACCCACCACCCCAAAGCCATTTTCACCAACATCAGCAAAGCCAACTTCTCCTTCACCTATTATTAGGCGCCTTATTCAAGAAAAAATGCGCCTTCGGCATGATAAGGGTCTTTTCTACAATTGTGATGAGGTATATTCCATGGGTCATGTGTGCAAAGGGCGCCAAAAACTTTTTATGGTTCAGGTAGAGACTCATTCTACCTCAGATGCTGACACAGAGGAGGATATTTTTGAGGAAGCTGCTGAATCTCCAGATGAGCCAGAAATCGAGGTCTCTTTAAATGCACTTACAGGGTCTCTCACTGGTGATACTATAAGGGTGCCTGGTTTTCTTAATAACCACCCTATATCTGTACTTATTGATACTGGTAGCACCACCAGTTTTATTGATACTGCATTAGCTCAGATACTTGCCTGCCATATTGAGCCTACTGCTCAACTGTTAGTTAATGTTGCAAATGGTGAAAAGACAGTTGGCTCTGGCATGTGCTCTAATCTCTCTTGGACAATGCAAGGCCATCAGTTTACTGAAGATTTTTTCTTACTTCCGCTTGGAGGCTGTGATATGATTTTAGGAGTTGATTGGCTGCGCAAACTTGGTGATGTAGTTTTCAACCTCTCTACATTAACTGTCGATCTCTCTTATAAGGGTCACAACATCCTTTTACAAGGTCCACATCCCTACACTTCCTTATTCCAAATGAGTAGTGCAGCTGTTAGCAAGTTTTTATGCAATACCACTCATGGCCTTATAGGCCA